Part of the Zea mays cultivar B73 chromosome 4, Zm-B73-REFERENCE-NAM-5.0, whole genome shotgun sequence genome is shown below.
TAGAAAGAGGGGCACAAGGATGTCGCCATTAGGCTGAAATCACGACCTAGGCCCAAGTAGTGGCCTGGGCGCGCGCGCGACTGCATCCCTATTGGCCTTGCTGGGCCAACAGTGGCCGAACCGACTGGGCCAAAATGGCCTTTCCCTTTTTCCAGAGAAAATAAAATTCTTTAATTATTTCCTAGAAAAGTAAATAGAAAAGAAATTAGTAAAATAGTATAGAAATTTCAAAAAATTGTAGAAATGTTTTTTCCATTTGTAGAATATTACAAGGATATTTTGGACTATTTTATTTCCATTGTGTACTTTGGTACTTTGTTTAATATTTTATGCAATTTTTAATTAATTATGAAACCAACGCGGATTAATTATCGTTTAAATTGCATAGAATTCATAAATTTGTGTTAATTGAATATTTTAACTAACGTTGGATATTGTTACCACATTTTATACAAGTTTATGTTTTCTAGATCATTCAACGACGGTTTAGAATTTTGTGACCAGAAATTTTCTTGATCAGGCATGGTTATTATTTGACCAATGTTGAATATTTAATTCATGCAAGTTTTATGATTCAGTAATTTCAGCTGTCctaaatatttttatttattttaatttTGCAATGGTGCAAATATTGCCATGCTGATTAGCCAAATCCAACAGATTAAACCGTTGGATGATAGTAATTACCATTCTTGGTGCGATTATATTGACATGATAACCATagtggatgaaatagattactcattATGGTTTGAGAGACCAACAGAGCCCACAGTAGGCACTCCCAACTATGACCATAAGTGGATGCAGTATAGCATCAAAAAATTTAAGTTGGAGAGGTCAAATAACAAGTTTATGATTATTCTCAAGCCTCTTAAGAGTTCCATACTAGATTGTGAGACTACCAAGGAGTACCTTGAGAAGGTAGCTTTTCATTTGAAGTGGTCAATGCAAAGTACGATGGAAATGGTCTCAGACCATTCATATAGAAAATGATCACCGTCGTTGTTAAGATAAACAAATACCTCGGGTCTCCCATGCATGAGGAATTTGTAATATTCATGATAATGAAGTATCTGCCAAAGGAGTATGAGACATTTCATATCCAGTACAACACCAGTGTGATAGATAAGTGGAACATAGACCAACTCATGGCACATTGTGTCCAGAAGGAAAAAAGGTTGAAGCAGAAAGGATATTCTATCAACATTGTCAAAAGTCATATCCCCGAACAGAACAACAACTCCAAGAAAAAGTTCAAGAAGCAGATGAAGCATGATCACCAGGCTTCTACTAGCAACAATCAGGCAAAGCATCAAGATAGCTTCTCAGTTCTCCCTGATAGCTGCCTCTACTGCAAGAAGACAGGGCATTACAAGAGGAAGTGTCCAGACTTTCTGTAGTACCTCCTTGAGAGTGGTAAGGACCAGGTTACTCTTGTAGATGAGTCTTTAGATTTAGAATATCCCAGTTATTCTTGATGGATTGACTCAGGTGCAACTGTTCATGTTGCCAACTCTCTACACGAACTCCGTTCAACAAGCCAAAGGCTCCCAAAGGGCCGAAGAACAATTAGAGTGGAGAAAGGAGTCGAAGTAGTAGCCAAGGCCATTGAAGATCTACATCTTAGTTTACCTAATGGTTTTGTACTGTTGTTCAAAGATGTACTCTATATCCCTTCCTTGCGAAGGGACCTTATTTTAGTTTTCCAGATTGGATGATCagcacattcattgtcatttcggTAATAGGCAGTGTGTTATTCAGTTTGATAATAAagatgttggtctcgccatcTGAAGAGACATGCTTTATTTACTTTCGCGCTATGATGTTGTTAACATCTTAGATACACCAAAAACGATCTAGCCAGTAGTGAGAGGAAAAGAAAACGAAGTGATTGAGAGACCTTGTCGAAATTATGGCACTATCAATTGGGCCATATTTTAAGGGGGGATAGAGCATTTCGTTAAAAAGGAGATTCTCCATCCCTTAGACTTATAGACTTAGAGCAATGCAGAGATTGCATTAATGGTAAATTTGTGAAGGAGATTAAGAAAACTGTTAAGCACAATACGAGAGTGTTAGAAATTATTCATATAGACATCGGTGGTCGTTTTCTAGTTAGGATAGTATATGGGTTCGATTCATTCGCAACCTTCACAAATAACTACTCTCTCTACGATTATATTAATCCTATTAAGAAAAGATCAGACGCTTTAGACAAGTTTAAATAGTTCAAGGCTGAGGTAGAAAATCAACACGACTTGAAGCTAATGATTCTCAATTCAGATCGTGGGGGGGTACTTTGGGCGCCATACTGAGTATGGACAAGTCCGAGGGCCTTTTGCGAGGTTCCTAAAAGAAAATGGCACATTTGCTCAATATTCGACGCCTGGTGAACCACAACAGAATGTTAATGGACATGCTAAGGAGTATGCTCAGTTACTCTAGTTTACCATTGGGTCTGTGGATGGAGGTTTTACGAACTGCTATCCATATACTCAATAGAGTCCCTAGTAAATCAGTACCTAAAACTCCATATGAGTTGTGGACTGGTGGAAAGCCCATGCCCAACTACTTCCACATATGGGGTTGTCCAGCAGAAGCTAGAATATTTAATCGGAGCAGGGAAAGCTAGATGGGAGAACCACTAGttgtcattttattggctacccTGAGAGATCTAATGGTTATAGACTCTACTGTCCAAACAGACAAACTAAGTTCATAGAAACCGTACATGCCATTTTCTTAGAAGATGACATGATCAAGGGGAGTAAGGTACTCAGAGAGGTTGACCGTGAGGAAAATAGGACGTATTTCCCGATTACGATGGTTGATGAACCATACTTCTCGATACCCGCTGAGGTTCCACCAAAGGTTTTACCGACTAAGGTGAAACCCCTACTGCAAATGTTGCATCACCTTCTACGCAGCCTATCTCTTCTGAGTTGGCTGCACAGGAGAGTTCAGAAGACAGTGATAGTATTGTGCCAAGTGATGCACCATAGCATGAGCCCCAAAACGAACTAGAACTAAAACCAAAAACACGTCTAAGAAGGTCTCAAAGGTCCAGACCATCTGTGATTCCTGGTGCCTATGATGTTTACATAAGGGTAGGCACAACAAGTGATGAGATTTATATGAGTGAGCCCATTGATGCAGAAGGTGATCCCACAACATATGAAGAAGCTATGAGAAGTGAAAATTCATCCAAATGGGCTTCAGCCATGGAAGATGAAATAGAATCCATGAGAATGAACAAAGTTTGGGACTAAGATATCATTCCAAAAGGACCAAGCATGACTCCAAAAGGAATGTAGAAAGATGAAACGCTAGAGTTGTGGCCAAAGGGTCCACATAGAGAGAAGGCATTGACTACTATAAAACCTTCTCACCTGTCTCAACAAAAGATTCATTCCAGATCATTATGGCATTTGTGGGCCATTTTGATCTAGAACTCCATCAGATGTATGTAAATacaacattcctaaatggagagttagtTGAAACATGTTCATGGCACAACCAAAGGGTTTTGTCGTGCGCTGTAAAGAACATATCGGATGTCACTTAAAGAGGTTCATTTATGAATTTAAAAAGCCTCTAGACATTGGTATATCAAGTTTGATTAGACTATCAGAAAGTTTGGTTTCGAGGAAAACAAGGAAGACAATTGCATTTATGCAAAGTTTAAGAACGGAAAGTATATTTTCCTTGTtctgtatgtcgatgacatacTTTTAGTTAGTAGTGATAAGGATCTACTAGCGAAAACAAAAAGGATTCTTTCCTCGAACTTTGATATGAAAGACAAAAGGAAGTATTAGGACTCTCATAGAAGTAATACATAGAAAATATACTAAAGAGGTATAGTATGCATCAGTGTAAGCCCTAAGAATCAATATGAGAAAAACAAGATGAGTTCAGGGATTATCAATTCCCTAAAAATCAATATGAGAAAAACAAGGTGAAGTCAGTACCATATGCTTCAGCTATCGGAAGCATTATATATGCTAAAGCATGTACTTGCCCTTACTTTGCATTTACCATCGGGAAGCTTGGAAAATATCAGAAAAATCTAGGCATAGATCACTGGAAAGCAGTCAAGAAGGCTCTAAGGTACTTGCAAGGTACTAAAGGTTTCATGCTATATTATAGAAGATCTAGTTCCTTACAAATAGTTGGCTATGTAGATGCTGACTGGGGAAGTTGTAGAGATACAATGAAGTCCGCTTTAGGGTATGTATTTACACTCTTTAGGGGAGCTATTTCTTGGCAGAGTTGCAAACAGACAGTGAGAGCATCGTCGACAATGCACACTAAGTTTGTAGGTACGTATGAGGCAACTGGACAGGCGATATGGATGAAGAAATTCGTACCCGAATTAAGAGTGGTTGATAGCATAGAGCGACAACAGAGAATTTATTGCAATAATGAGTCAGTGGTATTTTCTCCTATAATAATAAGTCAAGTGGCGCTGCCAAGTATATTGACATTAAGTGTTATATTGTTAAGGAGAAAATTCAGGATCAAACCATTGAAGTTGAGCATATAAGAACCCATCAGAAGCTTGTGGATCCGCTCACAAAAGGCCTTCCACCTAGCGTGTTTAGAGAGCACGCAACCGACATGGGTTTAAGAGAGTGCCTATGATCTTGAGTCACGTGTGCTACAGATTGAAACCTACTAAAGTGCTTTTCGTTCTGAAGCAGGGGAGCATGTTGTAGTCAATGAGTGTGGTGATACTTAATCGGTAATTGTCACACATTGGTCTCTATGTgtaaacttgttgagtgatggatTCCAGAAAAGTTTGAGTGTAAGGCATGTAGAGAACAAAGGGGAGATTGTTAGGGTGTGTCCTCTACACGACCCGGTTAACAGGAACCGGGGTAGAGTTAATTCTAGTCATCTAACAGCGCCACTGATATGGGGGTATCCTAATCGTTGGTTGCAGCCTCCGGTCACACGACGCCATTTAAATACGATTAAGGGGTCCGACGGGTTTAAGACAACGCTAACAATCAACCACATAACCCTAATCGACTTTCCACAAGTCCCCATCACTTAGGCGTTCAGAGTGATTGGAAGAACTACGATCTATGGCATCAGTTTCCATGATCTCTCCAACGGAAACGGGATCTGACTCCCCATGCTGGTGCCACTCGGGTAGACGATCCAGCGCCGATCAGTGACGGGAACTAGACTCCTCACCCTCATCCCGCGCCGATCGATGACGGGAACCAGACTCCTCACAGGAACACACATGGAGGAGGCGGGTCTACGATACAAGTCGCCTCACTAAACAACAATGAAGGTGTGTAACCCTACACCTCTTAGTAGATTAGACGTAGTCTTCATCAAGACTTTACAGTTACCAATTGATATTATAGAGACTTATGAATTTACCCTAGTCACCACAGGAGAGGGTTGCGGTCAAAAAAAAAAGTAGGCTAATATGGTTGAGCCGCGACCGCCCCTTCCAAATCAAAACCCAACCAACCGCGATGATCGAAACTGCGAGGCCCCCTCCCGGCCTCCCCCCACGCCCCCATTGATTCCACGGATGCAGAAGCAATCACAGCATGCACGCAGCTGCTCTCAGCGGCGCACCATCAACGACGGGACGGACAGCTCTGCTCGATCCATATCACCCATAATAGTCATCAGAAAGCACAAAGTACGAGTACAGGCCACTTAGGCAGTGGTTGTTGTACACTCGTACTCTGCTGCGTACCTGGCTTTTATCAGAAAAGCATCGATCCAGCTTGCCCTGCTCAGAAAAAGCAGCGGCAGGGAAGGAAATTAACAGAAATAAGGCACGAGAATCACCGATGAAATGAGACGCCACCACACCCATCCCCAACAAAAAAAATATAGCCTCATGTACATCGTCCTACAAAGAACGTGCCTTTTCTTCGTTCCCTCTCCGAGTATACATCTATTGCTGCTAGTGCTACGAAACTAGCTAAATAATCAATACTACGAGCTTAACCTTTTGACAAGGAACCTAATCCATGGTGATGCGAACTCTCTTGATTTGGTGGAGATCTTACTCCTCGGATCCGAACATCGACACGACGGCGGCCCTGCTTCTTCCACGCTTCAGTCCTGCGGTCGCCGTCAGGGATGGCTTTGATCCTGCGCTCCGATGGAGTTGTGCTGCCGCGAGGGGCCGGACGGAGGCGCCGGTCCCCGCGGCAAGAACCCCAGGAAATGGTTGGCGGTGCCTGGCCGCAGCGGCTTGCCCCTGAACGGCTGCATGCCTCGCGTCGCCTGGCAGCAGCTCGGCGCCAGCAGCAGGAGCGTCAGTAGCACCACCCGCCACGGCGGCTGCGCTAATAATGGCCGCcgcgtcggcgtcggcgtcgaCGTCGTCGTCCGGCTACTACTGCCGGCTGCTTCTGCTGGAAAACAGCCGGCAGCGGCGGAGGCGGCCATGGACAGGTCGAGCGGCGGCACCAGGCTGgggacgacggcggcggcgaggcgcTGCATGCAGAGCTTTCTTTCGTCCGTCGCTAGCCCTGATCGAGGCGTCAATGCAATGGACTAGCTGCGGTGCTGGGCGTGGTGAGCAAATGGCGAGGAGGCGAGAAGGGAGGTTGGTGATATATGGGTACGTTAGCGAGGGGGGTGGGGTGGGGGCAAGGAAGTCCTGAGGATGATAGAGACGAGACGCTGAAAAAGGGGTCGTTGTTGGATTTAATTTTATACCAGTTGGACGATGGAGTTGTTCAAGCTTCATGTCATAGTCCCACCACGCAAGGCAAGGAAGAAACTAGAAGGGGATTGGTCTCTGCGTCCTAGGCGTGGGAACGTACCAGCAAAATGTACCCCGTTGGAAAATTATGTCCGTCTGCCCTGCCGCTCGTGTTCCTTGGAAGTATCTGGCTGTTCTTTTGTTGACGGTGCATGGTCTACCCTCATTTCTAAAATTTATAAATTATAGCAGCTATATTATGGATATATAATCCTAGTGTGTGTATTCTTATTCGGAACATGTAAAACGAAAAGGAAATCATGATAATCAAAACCCCTGACTGTGTTTTCAACTTTTTTTCTCTCTAATTAATTGGCCTAACTAAAAGGTTGCTTCCAAAGCACCTGGTTTTATTTTAATATATACTCCTATCTAGCAGTTACATTTTATTTTACAACTGCTTGGAGCATGTTTATTCCACGAGAAAATGCAAAACTCATTCGGTTGCTCTGTGCGTCATCGGAAATTATACTCATTCTTTGTGTATCACTGACTTCACATGACATACACATAAAAATTTCTCTATATACCATTCAATGACACATAAGgaataattataaaatctgatggcaCATAGGAAATTTTTTCCATAAAACAACAGCATTCTTGAGTATCACACGTTTTTACATTGTTTCCTTCCCCGAGAGGAGCAAAAGAGCATACCAGTGTCTTAAAAGAGTATCCTATCTTAAAATATAATGCTCAGCTAATAAAAATCGGCTTCAAAAGTGCCATATTTTATAAATTTTCATCAAAATATCTAGAGCACACCATTAAGTGACCCAAATATACTATACCCTATATTAGTGCCCTATCTTTATTTTCTACATCATTATCAACATTTTATTTCCTAATAATGTAATTTATTTCCTAAAATAATTTAGGGCTCCTATTGGAGCTTATTTTGTTTTTAGTACCCTAAACACTATAAATGATATAGTGTTATATTTTTTGAGCACTATATTGAGACACCTTGTTGGAGAAATGGAGATGCTCTTAATAACCACACTTTTCAAAAGTTCTAGCCTTACCATGTAATGTTATAGGCCGTTCATGCATGTAACTAGGGGTGTAAACGATACGGATATTATTCGAGCATCCGACAGTCT
Proteins encoded:
- the LOC100277190 gene encoding uncharacterized protein LOC100277190, which translates into the protein MAASAAAGCFPAEAAGSSSRTTTSTPTPTRRPLLAQPPWRVVLLTLLLLAPSCCQATRGMQPFRGKPLRPGTANHFLGFLPRGPAPPSGPSRQHNSIGAQDQSHP